The following coding sequences lie in one Nonomuraea muscovyensis genomic window:
- a CDS encoding DUF1266 domain-containing protein: MHAEDEMHDEILPHLPDPDDGGRWRAPALREQRLYELMRRDEAGEERAHYEYLRLIAAEGLYRPVPLPAAEGSDGTAPLTVMTLQDGRRVVPAYTVGVLPRPHPEVVYEFTTLGGLDALWPDGVDILLVNGGTPCTKWFLADEDEREVWRDLHVELFQPDGMCDRVETRWTGAPDDEAVLRGLACGAHLCYANGDAWNTLDWHGAGYANEVEGLSRDWDIDGRDDWLDTQEQLLRCEVSAWQWHFVLDVRNLLIRESGSARIDPVAWRDHVETAVRAQADGPDAAGFDAATLDAHVRILRGLVGEVMRYEARFRADGLLPPDGYVRSVAAWDLGRASMVARRGRGARYATQAELRDAVERAGKGAQGVYGSWAEFSAGYVLGRCLHFDEEAFGDWYTTVLDAHRALMTHPESPWAAIPLH; encoded by the coding sequence ATGCACGCCGAGGACGAGATGCACGACGAGATCCTGCCCCACCTGCCGGACCCCGACGACGGCGGCCGGTGGCGGGCGCCCGCCCTCCGCGAGCAGCGGCTGTACGAGCTGATGCGGCGGGACGAGGCGGGCGAGGAGCGTGCCCACTACGAGTACCTGCGGCTCATCGCCGCCGAGGGGCTCTACCGGCCGGTGCCGCTGCCGGCCGCCGAGGGCAGCGACGGGACGGCGCCGCTCACGGTGATGACGTTGCAGGACGGCCGTCGCGTCGTGCCGGCGTACACGGTGGGCGTGCTGCCCCGGCCGCACCCGGAGGTGGTCTACGAGTTCACCACGCTCGGCGGCCTGGACGCCCTCTGGCCCGACGGGGTGGACATCCTGCTCGTCAACGGCGGGACGCCGTGCACCAAGTGGTTCCTGGCGGACGAGGACGAGCGCGAGGTCTGGCGCGATCTGCACGTCGAACTGTTCCAGCCGGACGGCATGTGCGACCGGGTCGAGACCCGCTGGACCGGTGCGCCCGACGACGAGGCCGTGCTCCGGGGCCTGGCCTGCGGCGCCCACCTCTGCTACGCCAACGGCGACGCCTGGAACACCCTCGACTGGCACGGCGCCGGCTACGCCAACGAGGTGGAGGGGCTCAGCCGTGACTGGGACATCGACGGCCGCGACGACTGGCTGGACACGCAGGAGCAACTGCTCCGCTGCGAGGTGAGCGCCTGGCAGTGGCACTTCGTCCTCGACGTGCGCAACCTGCTGATCCGCGAGAGCGGGAGCGCCAGGATCGACCCCGTGGCGTGGCGTGACCACGTCGAGACGGCCGTGCGCGCGCAGGCGGACGGCCCCGACGCCGCCGGCTTCGACGCCGCCACGCTCGACGCGCACGTCAGGATCCTGCGCGGCCTGGTGGGCGAGGTGATGCGGTACGAGGCGCGCTTCCGGGCCGACGGGCTGCTGCCGCCGGACGGGTACGTGCGCAGCGTCGCCGCCTGGGACCTCGGCCGGGCCTCGATGGTGGCGCGCCGCGGGCGGGGCGCCCGCTACGCGACCCAGGCGGAGCTGCGCGACGCCGTCGAACGGGCGGGCAAGGGCGCGCAGGGCGTGTACGGCTCGTGGGCCGAGTTCTCGGCCGGCTACGTCCTGGGCCGCTGCCTCCACTTCGACGAGGAGGCGTTCGGCGACTGGTACACGACGGTGCTGGACGCCCACCGGGCCCTGATGACCCACCCCGAGAGCCCCTGGGCCGCCATCCCCCTGCACTGA